Proteins from one Monodelphis domestica isolate mMonDom1 chromosome 6, mMonDom1.pri, whole genome shotgun sequence genomic window:
- the LOC100025940 gene encoding olfactory receptor 9I1 codes for MPLFPLYNQAIVESMAEQNHTTVTEFILIGFTDHPKLVVILFLVFLSFYLITLMGNMGMVLLIRLDSRLHTPMYFFLSHLSLLDACYSSVIVPQILVTLVTGRTSISYNSCATQFFFFTVCAATECFMLAVMAYDRYIAVSNPLLYSSAMTLGTRWCLVAGAYGGGVSGAIIRTACTFTLSFCGPNQINFFFCDLPPLLQLSCSDTTTSQILIIFFGNFVILANALVILVSYLFIIRATLNVKSVGGRAKTFSTCASHLTAVMLFFGTLIFMYLRSNSGKSLEEDKVVSVFYTVVIPMLNPIIYSLRNKEVNAAFRKIINRFQVSKEM; via the coding sequence ATGCCACTCTTTCCCTTATACAATCAGGCAATAGTGGAGTCCATGGCTGAGCAGAACCATACCACTGTGACAGAGTTCATTCTCATTGGCTTCACTGACCATCCCAAGTTGGTGGTTATTCTCTTCCTggtttttctcagtttctatcTCATCACCCTGATGGGCAACATGGGCATGGTCCTACTGATCCGCTTGGATTCCCGTCTCCACACCCCCATGTACTTCTTCCTGAGCCACCTCTCCCTCCTGGATGCTTGCTACTCTTCAGTCATTGTTCCTCAGATCTTGGTCACCCTGGTTACTGGCAGGACAAGTATCTCCTACAATTCTTGTGCTACTCAGTTCTTCTTTTTCACAGTCTGTGCTGCCACTGAGTGTTTTATGTTAGCAGTGATGGCCTATGACCGTTACATTGCTGTTAGCAATCCTCTCCTATACTCTTCTGCCATGACACTTGGCACTCGTTGGTGCTTGGTGGCAGGGGCCTATGGAGGTGGTGTGTCTGGAGCTATCATCCGCACAGCCTGCACATTCACACTTTCCTTCTGTGGGCCCAACCAGATCAACTTCTTCTTTTGTGATCTCCCACCTCTGCTGCAACTTTCATGCAGTGACACCACCACCAGCCAAATTCTGATTATTTTCTTTGGCAACTTTGTGATTTTGGCCAATGCTCTGGTGATCCTGGTATCCTACCTGTTCATCATCAGGGCCACCCTTAATGTCAAGTCAGTTGGAGGCAGAGCCAAGACCTTCTCCACTTGTGCTTCTCACCTCACAGCTGTGATGCTCTTTTTTGGGACCCTCATATTTATGTATCTGCGTAGCAACTCAGGAAAATCACTCGAGGAGGACAAGGTGGTGTCTGTCTTCTATACTGTGGTTATCCCCATGTTGAACCCTATCATCTACAGTCTGAGGAACAAGGAGGTGAATGCTGCCTTCAGAAAGATCATCAATAGATTCCAGGTCTCCAAGGAGATGTAA